CTAATGCCAGACGCATGGATGCATTCCCTCCCCTGCCTGGGTGTGTGCTGCTTCTCTCAGTGGGGCGGTTCCCAGCCCAGGGCTCAGGGAGCTTGcagcagccccaccccaccccctggggCAGGGGACCCCATCCCTTCTGCTCTGTGCTTGGGTGCAGGGAACAGCCAGTGGCCTCCCTGGTGTGCCCACCATGTTGGGGGTGGTCACTCCTGCACTCCCCATTCCTCTGGGCTTCCAGCCCCCTGTGGGAAGAGAGCTTGGGAGTGCCTGGAGCCATGCTTCTTGTCCCCATCTCCCTGCCGGTTcctgctgcttccactgatgCCCTTGTGACTGGAATGGACTGGCTAGGCTTGTCGGTGGGCAGCCCATAGAGGGGGCTGTTCCCAAGCTGGGAGCGGGGTGGGGCTTGGGGGCAGGGATCCAGTTCTGAGCAGCAgacattgtacagtttttttcaATCCCTGTTTTTGAATAAACATTCTCAGCGACCAGGAAGCTATGAAATACTGGTATTGGGGaatggggtagggtggggtgagCAAAACTTCCAGGAAGTGGGTGCAGAGGAAGAGCTCCACCTGCAACCCCACCAGCTCCCACTGGGCTGCGCCAGTTCGGTCCCTTCAGGGGTCCAACAGGGGTCATATCCAACTGCCTGCTTCCATTACCAGATGGGTACATCAGTTGTTTCATGAGCGTTTGGAAGCAGGTGGAAGTGGCTCAACAACCTTGTCCAGCCTCTCCTAGTCACAGACGGTAGGGAAGTCCTTCTGAGCATCTCTCCACTGGTTCTTCCTGCTGTGGCTGTAGCGCCCACCCTACCCTGCTTGGCCCATCACTTAGCCCTTATGTCCTCTGTTCCATTTGTGCAACTCTTCTCCTTCCCGGGCCTAGAGACCTTCACTGAGTTTAACAGCCCACACTGCAGGGCACATACagaatggggaaactgaggcaggaagaCTGGTAGGTCCCGTGCACAGGGCCATGCGGTGAGTGGGCCCAGAACCCTGCATTCTGGGCTCCCGGTCAGGCTCCTAGCAGCTTTTCTTCTGTTACAACGTGGAAGTCCCAGCTGGCACCTCCAGCTCCTGTGCAGGATTCTCTTCCACACCTTTCCTCCAGTTCAGCACAGCGCGGTCAGGCTCCGCCCTCTTGCCAACTTGGGGACCGGTTCTGGTGCTTCTGAAGGGTCCGGGGCAGGGCTCTGGGGGGGTCGGTGGAAGTGCCGCAGGAGTGCTCGTGGGTGCCAGGCCCGTGGAAGGCAGGTGCGCGGTGGCCGGGGCAGAACGCGACGAGTTAGACGGCCCAGCGCAGAGCGCACGGGGCGCTGCAGCAGGCCGTAGAGGAAGGGGTGCGCAGCGAAGGCTGAATAGGCGACCCAGGTGACGGCTGCCTCGGCCTCCGCGGCCCGCGCTGCGGGCGCCAGGCACGCGCAGCCGTAAGGCAACCAGCAGGCTGCAAACTGGCCCACGGCCAGCGCCGGGGCCAGGGCCGCTTTGCCCCCGGGCAGGCGAGGCCGGAGCGGCGGCGGCAGGATGGAGAGGCGGCTGTCCAGCGAGTCGGAACGCAGCCGAGCCTCGCGCGCCGGTCGCGGGGGCCGGAGTGCGGCGCGGCGCGCCACGAGGAAAATGCCGCTGTAGGCGCCGAGCAGCAGGAGGGCGGGCAGCGCGAAGGCCAGAGAAGCCCAGAGCGGCCGGAAAGGCCCGAGACCTCCGGCCAGAACCGAGCAGCGAGCTGGGGCGGGGGGCGGTGCGGGCGGCGGCCCGAGCAAAGAGAGTGCACCCAGCAACCCGGCCGCGGCCCACACAGCCGTGAGCACGAGTACGGGAGGCGGCCGCGCGCCTGGCCGCAGCGGGTGCACGATGAGGCGGTAGCGCGCCAGGCCGAGTGCTGCCACGCCCAGCGTGCAGGCCGGCAGCAGTGCTGCGGACAGGAAACGTGTGGCGCGGCAGGGCGCAGGACCCAGGCGCACGCGGCCCAGGCCTGGCGGGGGCGCGGCCAGCAGGCCCAGCGGCATGATGGAGGTGGCTGCCAGCAGGTCCACGACGCACAGGTGCGCCAGATAGAGCGCGTCGCGCAGTCCGGGCGTGCGCAGCACTATGATCAGCAGTGCACCGTTGCCCAGGAGGGCCCCCACCTCCAAGATAGCCGCCAGGATCAACCCCAGTGAACCTGCGATTTCTGTACCGGTCAGTTCCGTAGTGTTAGCCATCTGAGCGTCCAGCCTTCACCCTGTGCTGGGATGCAGAGAGAGCAAAACGGGTACCCCCAGCTTCGGATTTCCCATCACCTGCCCCTCACTCCTCCTCCGGCCCCTCACCTTACAGGTTACCCAGGAGGCGGCTCTGATGCCCAGGCTGCCATCTTCTTGGGGGCTTGGCCAGCCCCATGGAGAGGTGCAAAGCTAAGcctgctggctctgtcccctggctcagcccagctccagcagcttgGCCTTTGCCGGAGATGGGACTGGCTGTTACTCTGATGCGGCCCTCTGGAGAtgcacagagctggcaggggaggagcagggccttgggccaggccCCTGGGTCCTAGCAGCTGCCAGCTGGAGGCTGTGCTGTGGGCAAGCGCTTGGAAGGTACCTGAGATTGGAggaacatggggacagaggagaggatTGAGTGCACACTTTGGAAGCAActgctgctttgcttttcctGCTCGTGGGACGCAACCCCTGTACCCGTGGGAGAGGGGGTGATCAAATTAGCTAGTCCTTCTAGGGAAATTGGGGTACCCAGGTGAGCCGGGAGCTAGGCCACCTGACCAGGGATGCACTGGCCAAGGAGAACAAGTTGTCTCTTTCTGAATCAGATCCTGGCATTTAGCAGGTGCCCAGCCAGAGTTAATTTGGGCATGGTGTGGGGGCCCCTTCACAGTAGTGGGTAACTGACCAGGCACCTGCAGGCTGCTGCTGTTTTGGTTGGCTTGCTTTTGCTGCTAGCAAACAAGCCCATTTTGGGTAAAAGCACATTGACTTCTCTCTAGGAAACCACTCCTCCCTGATTCCTGGGACAATAATTTTGGGTGGGTAAGATCCCATCCTTTCATCTCCCCAATTAGGTACCAcacccagttctggccatcaaTGAGTGAtgtctgctcccagcccagagAGCTATGTGACTGCACTGGGAAACATCTGCCCAGCTCACCCAGCAAACCCCTATCCACACCCTGACTGCTTGCATTTGTACCTACAGCTTCCTCTCCCTTGAACCCCAGCCGTGGGTCTCAGCTGCCTCTGGAGAGCATTTCCCCTGATGCTTACACTGATGGACATTTTTCATCCACCTGATTCCAAAACAGAGTCACCTTTCTTGAGCCCTCCCACTCctgctcttcccagtctcccctaGTTGAGCTAGTGCCTTCTAAAGCTGCCGCATCTCCAACCCTTTGGgatccccagacccagccacgCTGTCTTTCTCCCAACCCGCCCCTGCATCCTCTTTACTGTTCTCTTTGCTTCTGCTCCTGCATCCCTGCTGGTCCTGGAATTCATGTCCCTCTCTTCCCCAGCGCAGAGGTAGACAAGAGatctatctgctaattcacttcccaagtgcctgttaaagccaggctgaaaccagaagatAGGAATGGCCATGaggatagcagggacccagctacttgagccatcacctgctgcctctcaggctatgcaccagcaggcagctggaagtgggagcagagctgggatccaCCTGCAGGCACTTCAGGTTTCTAGACACCTGCTCCTCTGACTCCCTTGACTAACTAACTGGCCTTGGGGCATTTAGCCAGTGGAAGTTGCCAGAAGACTGGAGGCTGAGAGGGGCAAGGTTTCCCTCACCTGTGTAACCTGGGGCCGTGTGCAAGGcagtctttctctgcttcctgtgtgGCTGGGGCTCCTGGAAGTGGTGCTGACCTCTGGGCCCCACAGCTCCCTCTCCCATCACTGGTAGCCTTAGGGCAACAGACT
This Ochotona princeps isolate mOchPri1 chromosome 21, mOchPri1.hap1, whole genome shotgun sequence DNA region includes the following protein-coding sequences:
- the GPR62 gene encoding G-protein coupled receptor 62 — its product is MANTTELTGTEIAGSLGLILAAILEVGALLGNGALLIIVLRTPGLRDALYLAHLCVVDLLAATSIMPLGLLAAPPPGLGRVRLGPAPCRATRFLSAALLPACTLGVAALGLARYRLIVHPLRPGARPPPVLVLTAVWAAAGLLGALSLLGPPPAPPPAPARCSVLAGGLGPFRPLWASLAFALPALLLLGAYSGIFLVARRAALRPPRPAREARLRSDSLDSRLSILPPPLRPRLPGGKAALAPALAVGQFAACWLPYGCACLAPAARAAEAEAAVTWVAYSAFAAHPFLYGLLQRPVRSALGRLTRRVLPRPPRTCLPRAWHPRALLRHFHRPPQSPAPDPSEAPEPVPKLARGRSLTALC